In Thermofilum pendens Hrk 5, the sequence GTCTTATGAGTCTTTTTGTGTCTATCGTGACCTTTTCGTCGACTTTTACGGAAAGCTCGGAGACGGCCTCCTTTATCGTCTTTTCCCACTGCTCGTACTCCATGGAGAGGGATTCCAGCTCTCCATTCTCGCCAGCTTGGAGGAGCCTCAGCAATAGGTACTTCGCGATTCTCCCCGCCCACCCCGGCGAGGTGGCAGAGTACTTGTACGTGTACAGACTTTTCCCGGCGGGCTTCAGGTAGAGTTTCACGTCTATGCCTATGCCTCTCACGTAGTCGGTGATCTCTCTTCTTGCGTCCTGGTCTAGGTCTTTTACAGCTTCGCTTTCAACGTGTAGGTGGAACCCCCTGTGTCCGGAGAAAGCTACTCGCATCTCTGCTCTATCGAACCCGAAGTCGTCTTCCAGGATCTCGACGAGCTTGATCATTTCCTCTCTGGCTACGTTGATGCAAGTACTACATACCCACTTGCTCCACTCGAGCCGCTCGCTACCGCAGGAGGGGCATTTCTTCGTGAATCCCCAGCCCTCCGCACCGCAGTCCTGGCAACGCCAGCGATCGTGGAGGTCCTTGCAAGGGGTGGGGATGTGGTCTACATCGATATCGAAGACTAGGTCTGCGCCGAGCCACCCTTTCTCCCCCATTTCCTGGGCTGAGGGGTACTGGTAGTACGCGGAGGAGTAGTATGCGTGCTGGGGGACGTTTACGCGGATGTAGTCGTCGAGCTCTTCTCGGGTACTGAAGGATAGATGCCTAATCATCGAGGTTGAATTAAACATTGAGAACGCGAACTCCCTCTTTGAGAGCTCTGATGGAGCCTCCACACTGGTTCTCGCGTAGTACCGGGCGAAAAGCCCCCGAATCAGTGCCATGTCGGACTTAGCTGAGCTCTGTGACGCGCGGTGCACGCCCCCTCGCCGCTTTAAAGAAAAACTGTAACGGGTGCCTTATGTTTTCGCATCTCCACCTGCAGAGACCGTAAGACCTCATGTTATCACACTTGTATGGGAGGTACTTAGTCCTGGAGCCGCGCATACCGGCTATGTGTTCCACTTGGTACCGGGCGATATCCTCCCGGTAGTCCGGCGAAAGCTTGAACACCTCCAGTACCTCGTCAACAGAGAACCCAACGCTTAGAAGGAAAGATGCAAGCGCAAACCTGGCGCTGTGAGGAAGGTTTTTCCCAGCCGAGATGTCCTGGATTATCGCGCGAATGCAGGGGGGAAAGAGGTCCTCCCTTTTACCCTTAGAGGCGTTCCTCGCATACGTTAACAGCTCCTCGCGTTGCTTAGACCAAATGCTGGCTATCTCTTCTACTGCGCTGTAAAGCTTAGGAGGTATCCTTGCCTCATCGACCTTAGTTTGCTCAATAAGCCTTAACACGTACTTTTTCACCCCGGTTTCTATGAGCCTCAGGAAACTCTCTTTTCGAACCTCCACGTAACCTTTATCCAGCAACCTGTTCACGAGCTTCCATTCCCCGGTGTACTCTGGGACCCCAGAGAGGTAGTCCTTGTATCTCAACCTGATCAACGTTCCTTTTTCGTCTACGTCGAAGGACCATCCGAGAACAGAGCTAGCTATGTGGAAAGCTATCTCGATGCGTTCCTCCTTCTCTTCCTCTTTCAGGTTTTCACTCACTTTTTTAGAGAATGCTACGGCGAATCTTTCGCTCAGTGCGCTGTCGCCGATCTCGGAGAGAATAACTATGCATGTTAGAAAAGCAGGGACTTCGTTTTGGTAGTCGTCGATGGAAGGGTATTCGCCGCGCGTTATTACACTTTTTATTTTCTCTTTCGCGTCGTCTACCGCGTCGAACCTCTCTAGATCTTCAAGCGTTAACCCAGTCTCCCTGATGCTTTCTACAGCCTCTCTCAGGAAAGGGTATTTAGCGTAGTCCTTTGTATCTAATATAACTCTGATCGTGTGTGCGCTGGAGCTTGGCCACATGATTAGGGCTCCTACTCCATTCTAGGAGCTAAAAGGTACTTCAGTGTACCTCCGCCGGCTATGTCGAACGTCATTTCGAGAGGCATGTTCGTGGCAAAGCGCAGGCCGAGTATATCGCTGATCCTGTACGCCTTCGACACTATCTTATCCAGGAAGTCTATCCCGTAGCTCGCCTCTGCCGCCTCTTTAACGTCTATCTCGACGAGGCTTCCCGTCTCTATGGAGAAGCGGCTCTCTATCTCTCCTTTATCGCTTCTGGCCAGTAGCCACAGCGACTCGTCTTCTGCTTTGAGCTTAACGGACTCCGAGACGAGCGACGCGTCCTTTAACGCGTCCCTAAAAGTATCGCTCAGCATTTTAGCGGCTACTGTGAAGTTAAGCTTCGGTGATGGTAGCTCTTGCCCAGCTATATCTATCAACGGGAACTTAAACCTTCTCTCGGCTCTCCCGGATAGCGTTATGATCAGCCTGCCCTGGGATACCTCGAAGGATATTTTGTCGTCGCTTTTAGCCCTTTTGAGGACCTTGTCGATATCGTCTAGGACGGCGCTTATCTTCGTCTCCTGGTCTACCGAGTACTCTTCGAAGAGGTTCGAGGGTATGAAGAGGTCGACCATGGCGATACGTCCGGGGTCGAGCGCCCTCAGCTTCAGTCCCTCGGGCGATGCGACGAAGTTTGCCTCGTCGACTATTGTTGCAAGGCTCTCTATTATGTACTTCCATTCACGGGCATCAGGAAATACGAATTTCACCATTTTTCCACCAACCTTACAAGCATCAGGCTACATTAAAACCTATCATTAAGAATTGCCTGGTTTGAGCCAGTATAGAAGTTTTAAAGCTATGAGGTAGCTGTCTTCTTACGTCTAGGCGTACTCCCGGTAAACCTTCCTGCACTTTGTGCATATATAGAACCTAGTTGCAGGCTCGTCCCCAGCGCGTGTCTGTAGCTCGTAGACGTATGCTTTGTCGTTTCCGCAGTTCTCGCATTTAAAGCTAACAACGGGTAGCACTGATACGTCGACGTCTACGAGCGTGACTACATCCTTCGGAGTTCTCTCAATCCTATGAGAGACTCTGTACGTCCCCGGGTTGCTCTTCTCCACTATGTAGCCGCACCGAGAGCAGCGGAGTACCTTCTTCCCGTTCACCACGCTCGGTACCATTAGCCCGCCACACTTAGGGCAAAACTCCATGGAAAACCGCCTGAGTGATTCTCCGGGAGATGCAGCTATTTTAAGCTTTTGTTCCTCGAGAACCCGACGACGGACAAGTGTTAAACGCCTATACGCATGCGGGCACGGAGATAGCCGTCGATGAAAGCTGCGACGACGCTTTTCACGGCCTCAACGTCGAGGGGGTAAGTATTCACTACAAGGTCAGCTACTGTGTAATCGCGTATGTCCAAGTTGTAGTACCTTCTCGCTCTCTCATAGTTGCTCTTTTCTCTGATCTTTATCTCTTCGAGAGCCTTCTCCAGCGGTATGGACTCCCTCTGCGCTATTCTACGAGCCCGAACCTCTAGCGGGGCGTCAAAGATCACTTTCACGTCCGCTATGTCTTTTAGGAGCCAGACGGCTAGGTGCCCCTCTATGACGACGTTCCCCTTTTTAGCCTCCTCGATGGCCCTAGAGTCTACGGCTCTATCTATGTCTTCGTTTTCCTCGGCCATCGAGTGAAGCCGGATAAGGTCTACTCCAAGTTTTTTCGCCATTTCTCGGAATAGAGAGCCGCTTGAGACGTATCTCAGATTGTATCTTTCGGCGATAAACCGGGCATACGTGGTCTTTCCGCTCCCAGGAGTCCCGCTTACCGCTACTACTAGCCGGAGGGTCTCCATAGGGATTGGATGATATGCGCGATAAAAAGTTTGATGCGTGCTCGCGCGCGAAAAATATATAGCCTTACTTTTTAGCCCTCAATCAGCCAGGGTGGTGAGGGTCATGCCTCGCCCCGCGCTCAGGTCGAGAAGCAAGAAGAGGAAGCTTGTGAGGACACCCGGTGGGAGGCTAGCTCTCCACGTGATAGATAAAAAACACGATTACCCAAAGTGTGCTATCTGCGGTCGGCCCATACAAGGAGTACCAAAGCTTACCAGTAGGCTTGAGCGGAGAGGAGTACGCATGCCCACGAGGCCTTACGGTGGCTATCTTTGCCACGAGTGTTTAAGGAAGGGAATTAAGCTATCTGTTTGGATGTCTGCATCTAAACAGGAGTAGGTGGCAAACAACCCT encodes:
- a CDS encoding DNA primase small subunit domain-containing protein; protein product: MEAPSELSKREFAFSMFNSTSMIRHLSFSTREELDDYIRVNVPQHAYYSSAYYQYPSAQEMGEKGWLGADLVFDIDVDHIPTPCKDLHDRWRCQDCGAEGWGFTKKCPSCGSERLEWSKWVCSTCINVAREEMIKLVEILEDDFGFDRAEMRVAFSGHRGFHLHVESEAVKDLDQDARREITDYVRGIGIDVKLYLKPAGKSLYTYKYSATSPGWAGRIAKYLLLRLLQAGENGELESLSMEYEQWEKTIKEAVSELSVKVDEKVTIDTKRLIRLPGSLHGKTGLKVFSMSVNELENLDSDSILKRAIVFPDEKVQVAIEKPPRKVLYYSLEKVEEGKLEVPLFLAVYMVLNGKARLLNFR
- a CDS encoding DNA primase large subunit yields the protein MWPSSSAHTIRVILDTKDYAKYPFLREAVESIRETGLTLEDLERFDAVDDAKEKIKSVITRGEYPSIDDYQNEVPAFLTCIVILSEIGDSALSERFAVAFSKKVSENLKEEEKEERIEIAFHIASSVLGWSFDVDEKGTLIRLRYKDYLSGVPEYTGEWKLVNRLLDKGYVEVRKESFLRLIETGVKKYVLRLIEQTKVDEARIPPKLYSAVEEIASIWSKQREELLTYARNASKGKREDLFPPCIRAIIQDISAGKNLPHSARFALASFLLSVGFSVDEVLEVFKLSPDYREDIARYQVEHIAGMRGSRTKYLPYKCDNMRSYGLCRWRCENIRHPLQFFFKAARGRAPRVTELS
- the pcn gene encoding proliferating cell nuclear antigen (pcna) codes for the protein MVKFVFPDAREWKYIIESLATIVDEANFVASPEGLKLRALDPGRIAMVDLFIPSNLFEEYSVDQETKISAVLDDIDKVLKRAKSDDKISFEVSQGRLIITLSGRAERRFKFPLIDIAGQELPSPKLNFTVAAKMLSDTFRDALKDASLVSESVKLKAEDESLWLLARSDKGEIESRFSIETGSLVEIDVKEAAEASYGIDFLDKIVSKAYRISDILGLRFATNMPLEMTFDIAGGGTLKYLLAPRME
- a CDS encoding transcription factor S, producing MEFCPKCGGLMVPSVVNGKKVLRCSRCGYIVEKSNPGTYRVSHRIERTPKDVVTLVDVDVSVLPVVSFKCENCGNDKAYVYELQTRAGDEPATRFYICTKCRKVYREYA
- the cmk gene encoding (d)CMP kinase: METLRLVVAVSGTPGSGKTTYARFIAERYNLRYVSSGSLFREMAKKLGVDLIRLHSMAEENEDIDRAVDSRAIEEAKKGNVVIEGHLAVWLLKDIADVKVIFDAPLEVRARRIAQRESIPLEKALEEIKIREKSNYERARRYYNLDIRDYTVADLVVNTYPLDVEAVKSVVAAFIDGYLRARMRIGV
- the rpl34e gene encoding 50S ribosomal protein L34 (the function of this protein in the ribosome is unknown), coding for MPRPALRSRSKKRKLVRTPGGRLALHVIDKKHDYPKCAICGRPIQGVPKLTSRLERRGVRMPTRPYGGYLCHECLRKGIKLSVWMSASKQE